A stretch of Chroogloeocystis siderophila 5.2 s.c.1 DNA encodes these proteins:
- the panD gene encoding aspartate 1-decarboxylase produces MQRTLLLAKIHSCTLTAANLHYVGSISIDQALLDAAGILPYEQVQVVNVTNGERLITYAIAAPPNSGAIELNGAAARLGMPGDRLIIMTYAQFTPEELKGYCPTVVLVTERNRLLEVRRYDDLLAQV; encoded by the coding sequence ATGCAACGCACGCTACTTTTAGCTAAAATCCACAGTTGCACGCTCACAGCGGCTAACCTGCATTATGTTGGTAGTATTAGTATCGATCAAGCATTACTCGATGCCGCAGGCATACTACCTTATGAGCAAGTGCAAGTAGTTAATGTTACGAATGGAGAACGGCTAATCACGTATGCGATCGCCGCACCGCCAAATTCAGGCGCGATCGAGTTAAACGGCGCTGCGGCAAGACTCGGAATGCCAGGCGATCGCTTGATTATTATGACGTATGCGCAATTCACACCTGAAGAACTCAAAGGTTACTGTCCAACAGTTGTGTTAGTCACTGAACGCAATCGCCTCCTAGAAGTCCGACGTTATGATGATTTATTAGCGCAAGTTTGA
- a CDS encoding FeoC-like transcriptional regulator — translation MILREVQDYLSQQGKASLAQMELHFRIDADALRGMLQQLVRKGRVRKLPIPPCCQGCVSCRPEQLEFYEWFTTESIRSTNQTCANKSS, via the coding sequence ATGATTTTACGGGAAGTTCAAGACTATTTATCGCAGCAAGGAAAAGCATCGCTGGCACAAATGGAGCTTCATTTTCGTATTGATGCGGATGCGCTGCGGGGAATGCTACAGCAACTTGTCCGTAAAGGTAGAGTGCGCAAGTTACCGATTCCACCTTGTTGTCAAGGTTGCGTTAGCTGTCGTCCTGAACAGCTTGAATTTTACGAATGGTTCACTACAGAATCCATTCGTTCAACAAATCAAACTTGCGCTAATAAATCATCATAA